The proteins below are encoded in one region of Garra rufa chromosome 12, GarRuf1.0, whole genome shotgun sequence:
- the cxcr4a gene encoding C-X-C chemokine receptor type 4a yields MAYYEHIVFEDDLSNDTNSEFGSGDIGANFEVPCDVEVSHDFQRIFLPTVYGIIFVLGLIGNGLVVLVMGCQKKSRTMTDKYRLHLSVADLLFVLTLPFWAVDAAKDWYFGGFMCVAVHMIYTVNLYSSVLILAFISLDRYLAVVRATNSQGPRKLLANRIIYVGVWLPAALLTVPDLVFAKAESSSIRTFCERIYPQDSFTTWVVAFRFQHILVGFVLPGLVILICYCIIISKLSRGSKGTQKRKALKTTVVLIVCFFVCWLPYCGGILLDTLMMLEVIPHSCELEQGLQKWIFVTEALAYFHCCLNPILYAFLGVKFKKSARSALSPSRGSSLKILPKKRGGMSSVSTESESSSFHSS; encoded by the exons ATGGCATATTACGAA CACATCGTCTTTGAAGATGATTTATCAAATGATACCAACTCTGAGTTCGGCTCCGGGGACATTGGAGCCAACTTTGAGGTTCCGTGCGATGTGGAGGTCAGTCACGACTTCCAGAGGATCTTTCTTCCAACCGTGTACGGAATCATATTTGTTTTGGGTCTTATCGGAAACGGACTGGTTGTTCTGGTAATGGGCTGCCAGAAGAAATCCAGAACCATGACGGACAAGTACCGCCTGCACCTTTCGGTGGCGGACCTTCTGTTTGTGCTCACCCTGCCGTTCTGGGCCGTGGACGCGGCCAAAGACTGGTACTTCGGAGGGTTCATGTGCGTGGCCGTGCATATGATTTACACGGTGAATTTATACAGCAGCGTCCTCATCCTCGCCTTCATCAGCCTGGACCGGTACCTCGCCGTGGTGCGTGCCACGAACAGCCAAGGTCCGAGGAAACTCCTAGCCAATCGCATCATTTACGTGGGCGTGTGGCTCCCCGCCGCGCTCCTCACTGTTCCCGACCTGGTGTTCGCCAAAGCGGAGAGCAGCTCTATCCGCACCTTCTGCGAGCGCATTTACCCACAAGACTCGTTCACAACCTGGGTGGTCGCTTTCCGCTTCCAGCACATCTTGGTGGGCTTCGTGCTACCCGGGCTCGTCATTCTCATCTGCTACTGCATCATCATCTCCAAGCTGTCGCGCGGTTCCAAGGGCACACAGAAGCGCAAGGCGCTCAAGACCACCGTGGTTCTGATCGTGTGCTTTTTCGTCTGCTGGTTGCCGTATTGCGGAGGGATCCTGTTGGACACGCTGATGATGCTGGAGGTGATTCCCCACAGCTGCGAGTTGGAGCAGGGTCTACAGAAGTGGATCTTCGTGACGGAGGCTCTCGCGTACTTTCACTGCTGCCTCAACCCCATCCTATACGCGTTTCTGGGGGTAAAGTTCAAGAAGTCCGCCCGCAGCGCTCTATCTCCCAGCCGGGGGTCGAGTCTGAAAATTCTACCAAAGAAAAGAGGAGGAATGTCATCTGTATCCACAGAATCCGAATCTTCCAGCTTTCACTCTAGTTAA